Proteins found in one Amycolatopsis umgeniensis genomic segment:
- a CDS encoding oligopeptide/dipeptide ABC transporter ATP-binding protein, whose product MTDELLLEVEDLHVEFRTSDGVATVLNGVDYSVHAGETLAVLGESGSGKSVTAQTVMGILDSPPAVVTGGAVRYRGEDLLTATEERRREVRGGEIAMIFQDALSALNPVFTVGFQIEEQLRVRLGMSKKDARKRAIELLDIVRIPAAARRIREYPHQFSGGMRQRAMIAMSLALDPDLLIADEPTTALDVTVQAQIMDLLAEIQAERRMGLILITHDLAVVAEVADRIAVMYAGRIVEQADVAELFRSPGHPYTEALMASLPRLDLKGQTLETIKGLPPSLLNVPSGCPFHPRCPRAESRCESERPALRALGFGRVSACHFADEVVSDRV is encoded by the coding sequence GTGACCGACGAACTACTGCTGGAAGTGGAAGACCTCCACGTCGAGTTCCGGACCTCGGACGGTGTCGCGACCGTGCTCAACGGGGTCGACTACTCCGTGCACGCCGGGGAAACCCTTGCCGTGCTGGGAGAATCGGGCTCGGGCAAGAGCGTGACCGCCCAGACGGTGATGGGAATCCTCGACAGTCCGCCCGCCGTCGTCACCGGTGGCGCCGTCCGCTACCGCGGCGAGGATCTGCTCACCGCCACCGAGGAACGGCGGCGGGAGGTGCGGGGCGGGGAGATCGCGATGATCTTCCAGGACGCGCTCTCCGCGCTGAATCCCGTTTTCACCGTGGGGTTCCAGATCGAGGAGCAGCTGCGGGTCCGGCTCGGTATGTCCAAAAAGGATGCTCGTAAACGGGCGATCGAACTGCTCGACATCGTGCGTATCCCGGCCGCCGCCCGGCGGATCCGCGAGTACCCGCACCAGTTCTCCGGCGGGATGCGGCAGCGCGCGATGATCGCCATGTCGCTCGCGCTCGACCCGGATCTGCTGATCGCCGACGAGCCGACGACCGCGCTCGACGTCACCGTGCAGGCCCAGATCATGGACCTGCTGGCGGAGATCCAGGCCGAGCGGCGGATGGGGCTGATCCTGATCACCCATGATCTCGCGGTGGTCGCCGAGGTCGCCGACCGGATCGCGGTGATGTACGCGGGCCGGATCGTCGAACAGGCCGACGTCGCCGAGTTGTTCCGCTCGCCGGGGCATCCCTACACCGAGGCGCTGATGGCCTCGCTGCCGCGGCTCGACCTCAAGGGGCAGACGCTGGAGACCATCAAGGGCCTGCCGCCGAGCCTGTTGAACGTCCCGTCCGGTTGTCCGTTCCATCCGCGCTGTCCCCGGGCGGAGAGCCGGTGCGAGTCCGAACGGCCCGCCCTGCGCGCCCTCGGTTTCGGCAGGGTCAGCGCCTGTCACTTCGCCGACGAGGTGGTGAGCGATCGTGTCTGA
- a CDS encoding FtsB family cell division protein has protein sequence MSTTRRAAVVAIVVCALAFTIAVPLRTYLSQKSEVTEQQQLQSELQRGVAQLEGRKAELSDPAQIEAEARKRFGFVKPGETPYIVQLPEDKAPEQGEPQGQQPVPAGSWYEKLWDQVAGG, from the coding sequence ATGTCCACCACCCGCCGGGCCGCTGTGGTGGCGATCGTGGTGTGCGCGCTCGCGTTCACCATCGCCGTCCCGCTGCGCACGTACCTCAGCCAGAAGTCCGAGGTGACCGAGCAGCAGCAGTTGCAGTCCGAGCTGCAGCGGGGCGTCGCCCAGCTGGAAGGCCGCAAGGCCGAGCTGAGCGACCCCGCGCAGATCGAGGCGGAGGCGCGTAAACGCTTCGGTTTCGTCAAGCCCGGCGAGACGCCGTACATCGTGCAGCTGCCCGAGGACAAGGCGCCCGAGCAGGGAGAGCCGCAAGGTCAGCAGCCGGTGCCCGCGGGCTCCTGGTACGAGAAGCTGTGGGATCAGGTCGCGGGCGGCTGA
- a CDS encoding Ppx/GppA phosphatase family protein, with protein MPRVAAIDCGTNSIRLLVAELTPRHDGTVDLRDLHREMRIVRLGQGVDATGKLAPEALERTRKALADYTIAARRKGVEKVRMVATSATRDASNRDEFFAMTREVLGTEAEVISGDEEARLSFTGAVGEQDPEDGPFVVVDVGGGSTELVVGTWDGRKAEVIAAKSVDIGCVRITERALKSDPPTADEIAEARELAAKVLTEAFDVVDVSTAKTWIGVAGTVTTLTAVAQGLSEYDSERTHLSKLSRADIDSVAQSLLTADHATRAANPVIHPGRVDVIGGGSVIVQVLAEQFATRCGPGELVISEHDILDGIALSLA; from the coding sequence ATGCCTCGTGTTGCCGCGATCGACTGTGGGACCAACTCCATCCGTCTGCTCGTCGCCGAGCTGACCCCCCGCCACGACGGGACGGTCGACCTGCGCGACCTGCACCGCGAGATGCGGATCGTCCGGCTCGGCCAGGGTGTGGACGCCACCGGCAAGCTCGCCCCCGAGGCGCTCGAGCGCACCCGCAAGGCGCTGGCCGACTACACGATCGCCGCGCGGCGCAAGGGTGTGGAGAAGGTCCGCATGGTCGCGACTTCGGCGACCCGCGACGCGAGCAACCGCGACGAGTTCTTCGCGATGACGCGCGAGGTGCTCGGGACAGAGGCCGAAGTGATCAGCGGTGACGAAGAGGCCCGGCTCTCCTTCACCGGCGCCGTCGGCGAGCAGGATCCCGAAGACGGCCCCTTCGTGGTGGTCGACGTCGGCGGCGGCTCGACCGAACTCGTGGTCGGCACCTGGGACGGCCGCAAGGCCGAGGTCATCGCGGCCAAGTCGGTCGACATCGGCTGCGTGCGGATCACCGAACGCGCGCTGAAATCCGACCCGCCGACAGCCGACGAGATCGCCGAAGCCCGTGAGCTGGCCGCCAAGGTGCTCACCGAGGCCTTCGACGTCGTGGACGTGTCCACCGCCAAGACCTGGATCGGTGTCGCGGGGACGGTCACGACCCTGACGGCCGTGGCGCAGGGGCTTTCGGAGTACGACTCGGAGCGCACCCACCTCTCCAAGCTCTCCCGCGCGGACATCGACAGCGTCGCGCAGTCGCTCCTCACGGCCGACCACGCGACCCGCGCCGCGAACCCGGTGATCCACCCCGGCCGGGTCGACGTGATCGGCGGCGGCTCGGTGATCGTGCAGGTGCTGGCCGAGCAGTTCGCCACGCGCTGTGGTCCCGGCGAACTGGTGATCTCCGAGCACGACATCCTCGACGGGATTGCCCTGTCTCTCGCCTGA
- a CDS encoding DUF501 domain-containing protein: MTDADREIIAEQLGRAPRALRAVAARCPSGHPSVVQTSPRLDDGTPFPTLYYLTCPKLTSMVGTLEASGLMKEMTDRLAEDPELAATYQRTHESYLAERDAIDSLGHEVSAGGMPGRVKCLHVHLAHTLAVGPGVNPFGDETLALLKSNGWPSGDCQG, from the coding sequence GTGACCGACGCCGACCGCGAGATCATCGCGGAACAGCTCGGCCGGGCACCCCGTGCGCTGCGCGCCGTCGCCGCGCGCTGCCCGAGCGGCCACCCGTCGGTCGTGCAGACCAGCCCCCGCCTCGACGACGGCACCCCCTTCCCGACGCTCTACTACTTGACCTGCCCGAAGCTGACCTCGATGGTCGGCACGCTCGAGGCGTCCGGGCTGATGAAGGAGATGACCGACCGGCTCGCGGAGGACCCCGAGCTGGCGGCCACCTACCAGCGGACCCACGAGAGCTACCTCGCCGAACGCGACGCCATCGACTCGCTCGGCCACGAGGTCAGCGCGGGCGGGATGCCCGGACGCGTCAAATGCCTGCACGTCCACTTGGCGCATACGCTCGCCGTCGGCCCCGGGGTGAACCCGTTCGGGGACGAGACCCTCGCGCTGCTCAAGTCGAACGGGTGGCCCTCGGGCGACTGCCAGGGGTAA
- a CDS encoding dipeptide ABC transporter ATP-binding protein — MSEPILRVENLVKYFPVRAGILFKRTIGHVKAVDGVSFDLMPGETLGVVGESGCGKSTLAQVLMRLEEPTGGLATFEGRDIFSLRGAELRKLRREIQIVLQDPYTSLNPRMTVGDIIGEPFEIHTEVAPKGSRAAKVRELLDVVGLNPEHINRYPHQFSGGQRQRIGIARALALRPKVIICDEPVSALDVSIQAQVMNLLGELQNEFGLSYVFIAHDLSVVRHLSTRVAVMYLGKIVEMGTEEEIYKHPSHPYTQALLSAVPVADPALRGQRQVIRLEGDVPSPLDPPSGCRFRTRCWKARDLCADQEPELITRADGHLSACHFAEEKTVVP; from the coding sequence GTGTCTGAGCCCATTCTGCGGGTCGAGAACCTGGTGAAGTACTTCCCGGTGCGGGCCGGGATCCTGTTCAAGCGCACGATCGGCCACGTGAAGGCCGTCGACGGGGTTTCCTTCGACCTCATGCCGGGGGAAACACTCGGCGTGGTGGGGGAATCCGGCTGCGGCAAGTCCACTTTGGCCCAGGTGCTGATGCGGCTGGAGGAACCGACGGGCGGGCTCGCGACCTTCGAAGGCCGCGACATCTTCTCGTTGCGGGGAGCCGAACTCAGGAAGCTGCGGCGTGAGATCCAGATCGTGTTGCAGGATCCGTACACCTCGCTGAACCCGAGGATGACCGTCGGCGACATCATCGGCGAACCCTTCGAGATCCACACCGAAGTGGCGCCGAAGGGGTCTCGGGCGGCGAAGGTGCGGGAGCTGCTCGACGTCGTCGGGCTGAACCCCGAGCACATCAACCGCTATCCGCACCAATTCTCCGGTGGACAGCGCCAGCGTATCGGGATCGCGCGGGCGCTGGCACTGCGGCCGAAGGTCATCATCTGCGACGAACCGGTTTCCGCGCTGGACGTTTCGATTCAGGCGCAGGTGATGAACCTGCTCGGGGAACTGCAGAACGAATTCGGCCTTTCCTATGTGTTCATCGCACACGACCTGTCCGTTGTCCGTCACCTTTCCACGCGGGTCGCGGTGATGTATCTCGGCAAGATCGTGGAAATGGGGACGGAGGAGGAGATCTACAAACACCCTTCGCATCCCTATACCCAGGCGCTGCTGTCCGCGGTGCCCGTCGCGGATCCGGCGTTACGTGGCCAGCGACAGGTGATCCGCCTGGAAGGCGACGTGCCCAGCCCGCTGGATCCACCGTCCGGCTGCCGGTTCCGCACCCGGTGCTGGAAGGCGCGGGACCTGTGCGCCGATCAGGAGCCCGAATTGATCACGCGGGCCGACGGGCATTTGTCCGCCTGTCATTTCGCGGAGGAGAAAACTGTCGTCCCCTGA
- a CDS encoding peptide ABC transporter substrate-binding protein yields MRASRGFWGATAVVATAALLLTACGGGGSKEDKGSGAADANAAVSVYGTEPENTLIPANTNELGGSKALKPVFSALIGYKSDTAEPYNLMAESITTTDSKVFDIKIKKGWKFHDGTEVKAKNFVDAWNYSANGKNGMQNASFFEQIQGYDEISVKEPAVKEMSGLKVVGDHEFQVTLKGPFSVFATKIGYLAFAPLPDKFFADPEAFAKAPIGNGPLKFVSRTPNQNMKLTRYDEYQGEDKVKFKDLEVRIYTSQETAYQDLLSNRLDFMEALPPAAKAGGKYKTDLGERLVEGNLLGISALAIPYYVPGYNNLDLRKAISLAIDREQIVKTVMNDTYSPADGYVSRGIEGYRPGVCEFCKFDPVKAKEFWAKSGYTGKLTIASNADGGRKEPLVAACNSIKNALGVECDFVPATDFGQWRSIVNGRQLTGMGRSDWSADYPSIENYLNPRYKSTGSSNDSTYNSPAVDALLQQADQTADKAAAIKLYQQAEDLIAKDLPQIPVWEEKGVGGKSNRLKVAKLDFGRLADYSSIEVAAK; encoded by the coding sequence ATGCGGGCTTCACGCGGGTTCTGGGGAGCGACGGCGGTGGTGGCCACGGCGGCCCTGCTGCTGACGGCCTGTGGAGGTGGTGGGTCCAAGGAAGACAAGGGATCCGGCGCCGCCGACGCCAACGCGGCGGTTTCGGTCTACGGCACCGAGCCGGAGAACACGCTGATTCCCGCCAACACCAACGAACTCGGTGGGTCCAAGGCTCTGAAGCCGGTTTTCTCGGCGCTGATCGGCTACAAATCCGACACCGCCGAGCCGTACAACCTGATGGCCGAATCGATCACCACGACCGATTCGAAGGTCTTCGACATCAAGATCAAAAAGGGCTGGAAGTTCCACGACGGGACCGAGGTCAAGGCCAAGAACTTCGTCGACGCGTGGAACTACAGCGCGAACGGCAAGAACGGCATGCAGAACGCGTCCTTCTTCGAGCAGATCCAGGGCTACGACGAGATCAGCGTGAAGGAACCGGCCGTCAAGGAGATGTCCGGGCTCAAGGTCGTGGGCGACCACGAGTTCCAGGTGACCCTGAAGGGCCCGTTCTCGGTGTTCGCCACCAAGATCGGCTACCTCGCCTTCGCGCCGCTGCCGGACAAGTTCTTCGCCGACCCGGAGGCCTTCGCCAAGGCCCCGATCGGAAACGGACCGCTGAAGTTCGTTTCGCGCACGCCGAACCAGAACATGAAGCTCACGCGGTACGACGAGTACCAGGGCGAGGACAAGGTCAAGTTCAAGGACCTGGAAGTCCGCATCTACACCAGCCAGGAAACCGCGTACCAGGACCTGTTGAGCAACCGCCTCGACTTCATGGAGGCGCTCCCGCCCGCGGCGAAGGCCGGCGGGAAGTACAAGACCGACCTCGGTGAGCGTCTGGTCGAAGGGAACCTGCTCGGCATCAGCGCGCTCGCCATCCCGTACTACGTCCCGGGTTACAACAACCTGGACCTGCGCAAGGCGATCTCGCTGGCCATCGACCGCGAGCAGATCGTCAAGACGGTCATGAACGACACCTACTCGCCCGCCGACGGCTACGTGTCGCGCGGGATCGAGGGCTACCGGCCCGGCGTCTGCGAGTTCTGCAAGTTCGATCCGGTGAAGGCCAAGGAGTTCTGGGCGAAGTCCGGCTACACCGGCAAGCTGACCATCGCGTCGAACGCCGACGGCGGCCGTAAGGAACCGCTGGTCGCGGCGTGCAACAGTATCAAGAACGCGCTCGGCGTCGAATGCGACTTCGTGCCGGCGACCGACTTCGGCCAGTGGCGCAGCATCGTCAACGGCAGGCAGCTGACCGGGATGGGCCGCTCCGACTGGTCGGCCGACTACCCGTCGATCGAGAACTACCTGAACCCGCGCTACAAGAGCACCGGTTCGTCGAACGACTCGACGTACAACAGCCCCGCCGTCGACGCGCTCCTGCAGCAGGCGGACCAGACCGCCGACAAGGCGGCCGCGATCAAGCTGTACCAGCAGGCGGAGGACCTGATCGCGAAGGATCTGCCGCAGATCCCCGTGTGGGAAGAGAAGGGTGTCGGTGGCAAGTCGAACCGGCTGAAGGTCGCGAAGCTCGACTTCGGCCGTCTCGCGGACTACTCGTCCATCGAGGTCGCCGCGAAGTAA
- a CDS encoding ABC transporter permease, whose product MTDPNVAGGVSSVDVAAAGVADDSAVAHKPRSLGGDAWRTLRRRPSFLISAVIIVFVVLVAIAPDLFSSRPAGFSDLTHANEGPSADAWFGYDNQGYDVYARTIHGARASLLVGVFATVLTILIGSIVGIIAGYYGRLVDSLFSRIGDIFAALPFVLGAIVILTTFNAPGTNPGAVTIIVQVVVSIAALSWPVAMRIMRSATLVAKQLDYVKAARGLGASTPRIVFRHLLPNTVAPVLVYGTIALGAFIGAEATLAYLGVGVRPPVVSWGVMISDARDYFRVNPHMLLFPAGFVTITVLAFVMLGDGIRDALDPKAR is encoded by the coding sequence ATGACTGACCCGAACGTGGCCGGTGGTGTGTCCTCTGTGGACGTCGCGGCCGCAGGCGTCGCCGATGATTCCGCGGTGGCGCACAAGCCGCGCAGTCTCGGCGGCGACGCCTGGCGGACGTTGCGCCGCAGGCCATCCTTCCTCATTTCCGCCGTCATCATCGTGTTCGTGGTGCTCGTCGCGATCGCGCCCGACCTGTTCAGCTCCCGTCCGGCCGGGTTCAGCGATCTGACCCACGCCAACGAAGGACCGTCCGCGGACGCCTGGTTCGGTTACGACAACCAGGGTTACGACGTCTACGCGCGGACCATCCACGGCGCGCGGGCGTCGCTGCTCGTCGGTGTCTTCGCGACGGTGCTGACGATCCTGATCGGCTCGATCGTCGGGATCATCGCCGGGTACTACGGCCGCCTCGTCGACAGCCTGTTCTCCCGGATCGGCGACATCTTCGCGGCACTGCCGTTCGTGCTCGGCGCCATCGTCATCCTGACGACGTTCAACGCCCCCGGTACGAACCCCGGCGCGGTCACCATCATCGTGCAGGTGGTCGTTTCGATCGCGGCGCTGAGCTGGCCGGTGGCGATGCGCATCATGCGGTCGGCGACGCTGGTGGCCAAGCAGCTCGACTACGTCAAGGCCGCGCGCGGGCTCGGCGCCAGCACCCCGCGCATCGTGTTCCGGCACCTGCTGCCCAACACGGTCGCCCCGGTGCTGGTCTACGGGACCATCGCGCTCGGCGCGTTCATCGGCGCGGAGGCGACGTTGGCCTACCTCGGCGTCGGCGTGCGGCCACCGGTCGTTTCGTGGGGCGTGATGATCAGCGACGCACGGGACTACTTCCGGGTGAATCCGCACATGCTGTTGTTCCCGGCCGGGTTCGTCACCATCACCGTGCTCGCGTTCGTCATGCTCGGTGACGGGATCCGCGACGCCCTCGACCCGAAGGCCCGGTGA
- a CDS encoding S8 family serine peptidase — protein sequence MKRSRSLVVALAVPLFGAIVAAPVASAQPQLSGAATEFSVLAREGQSVASVEKAVRAAGGTVVTSNAAVGLITATAPANGFAERVSADRAVFGAAKAKPIGTAPKNGKAKVKPNVVEKESRGAASAKKPAQPKSVGMDPLDDQLWGLKSVRSDLSRTKQPGDKRVKVGIIDTGVDASHPDIAPNFDRAASRNFTKDIVSDVNGAVVDGPCEFRGCVDPVDHDDNGHGTHVAGTIGAAANGFGVSGVAPNVTLVNIRAGQDSGFFFLQSTVDAITYAGDAGVDVVNMSFYTDPWLYNCAANPADTPAQQAEQRTIIEATTRALNYAHRKGVTQVVSLGNQHSDLAAPQPDASSPGYPSNSTHPRQIDNSCLSLPIEGPHTIGVSSFGPSQAKADYSNYGVEQISVSAPGGYFRDYFGTPWYRTVENQILSTYPRNVGVAEGNIDAAGNVTPAGVTAGVQKATAADGRVGYYQWLQGTSMASPHATGVAALIVSQYGKGSRDFGMDPDAVQRVLEGTASDIACPVPRTVDYLKEGRDASFTATCTGDASFNGFYGHGAVDAWSAVTHGSRYLRG from the coding sequence ATGAAAAGATCCAGATCTCTTGTCGTCGCGCTGGCGGTACCGCTGTTCGGGGCAATAGTCGCCGCGCCGGTGGCTTCCGCGCAACCGCAGCTTTCCGGTGCGGCGACCGAATTCTCCGTTCTGGCCCGTGAAGGCCAAAGTGTCGCTTCCGTGGAGAAGGCGGTTCGCGCCGCCGGGGGCACCGTCGTGACCAGCAATGCCGCGGTCGGCCTGATCACCGCGACCGCGCCCGCCAACGGTTTCGCCGAGCGGGTCTCCGCGGACCGCGCCGTTTTCGGGGCGGCCAAAGCGAAGCCGATCGGGACGGCGCCGAAGAACGGCAAGGCGAAGGTCAAGCCGAACGTCGTCGAGAAGGAGAGCCGCGGCGCCGCGTCGGCCAAGAAGCCCGCGCAGCCGAAGAGCGTCGGCATGGACCCGCTCGACGATCAGCTCTGGGGCCTCAAGTCGGTCCGTTCGGACCTTTCGCGGACCAAGCAGCCCGGTGACAAGCGGGTGAAGGTCGGCATCATCGACACCGGTGTCGACGCGAGCCACCCGGACATCGCGCCGAACTTCGACCGCGCCGCGTCGCGGAACTTCACGAAGGACATCGTCTCGGACGTCAACGGCGCCGTCGTCGACGGTCCGTGTGAATTCCGTGGTTGCGTGGACCCGGTGGACCACGACGACAACGGGCACGGCACGCACGTCGCCGGCACCATCGGTGCCGCCGCGAACGGCTTCGGTGTCTCGGGCGTCGCGCCGAACGTGACGCTGGTGAACATCCGCGCCGGGCAGGACTCCGGTTTCTTCTTCCTGCAGTCGACCGTGGACGCGATCACCTACGCGGGCGACGCCGGTGTCGACGTCGTCAACATGAGCTTCTACACGGACCCGTGGCTGTACAACTGCGCCGCGAACCCCGCGGACACCCCCGCGCAGCAGGCCGAGCAGCGCACCATCATCGAGGCGACGACCCGCGCGCTGAACTACGCGCACCGCAAGGGCGTCACCCAGGTCGTCTCGCTGGGCAACCAGCACAGCGACCTCGCCGCCCCGCAGCCGGACGCGTCGAGCCCGGGCTACCCGTCGAACAGCACGCACCCGCGGCAGATCGACAACAGCTGCCTCTCGCTGCCCATCGAAGGTCCGCACACGATCGGCGTCTCGTCCTTCGGCCCGTCGCAGGCGAAGGCGGACTACTCGAACTACGGCGTCGAGCAGATCTCGGTCTCCGCGCCCGGCGGGTACTTCCGTGACTACTTCGGCACCCCGTGGTACCGCACGGTCGAGAACCAGATCCTCTCGACGTACCCGCGCAACGTCGGTGTCGCGGAAGGCAACATCGACGCGGCCGGGAACGTCACGCCCGCCGGTGTCACCGCCGGTGTCCAGAAGGCGACCGCCGCGGACGGCCGCGTCGGCTACTACCAGTGGCTGCAGGGGACGTCGATGGCGTCGCCGCACGCGACCGGTGTCGCGGCGCTCATCGTTTCGCAGTACGGCAAGGGCTCGCGCGACTTCGGGATGGACCCGGACGCGGTGCAGCGGGTGCTCGAGGGCACGGCTTCGGACATCGCCTGCCCGGTGCCGCGGACCGTCGACTACCTGAAGGAGGGCCGGGACGCGTCGTTCACCGCGACCTGCACCGGTGACGCCTCGTTCAACGGCTTCTACGGTCACGGCGCCGTGGACGCCTGGTCGGCTGTCACGCACGGTTCCCGGTACCTCCGGGGCTGA
- a CDS encoding lytic transglycosylase domain-containing protein — MRVRHVPGAVTGHVRRLCLRHRTIAAVTGGVLAIVPAGAAVVGAGSWAATASTIHSDNVALVGGYDPKNPLVRQIGVDGSLPDAPTPLPLPADELPNGPLGIPVTALAAYRNAADILIAEQPGCHIDWALIASIGRIESNHARGGYVDAKGNTLEPILGPQLNGAGPFAAIPDTDGGKYDGDTVWDRAVGPTQFIPSTWAGYASDGNGDGESNPNNIFDAALGTGRYLCSGGLDLSKPDQLRAAVFRYNNSDTYVNTVLIWAEAYRTGVLPTPDSRVPIGAPNAGAAPPPASVPPPPVPSTPPGSVTPPSTPLPGTSTSSSSSTPPTSTPLPRCPTVTVTETTPSPTTSPTTTTPTPSPPTTCSSPTTTTTTTTVSSTSNSTKPT; from the coding sequence ATGCGCGTGAGGCACGTGCCAGGCGCGGTGACCGGTCATGTCCGGAGACTCTGTCTCCGGCACCGCACGATCGCCGCGGTGACCGGAGGTGTCCTCGCCATCGTTCCGGCCGGTGCCGCGGTCGTCGGTGCCGGCAGCTGGGCCGCGACGGCGAGCACGATCCATTCCGACAACGTCGCCCTCGTCGGCGGGTATGACCCGAAGAACCCCCTGGTCCGGCAGATCGGCGTCGACGGCAGCCTGCCGGACGCGCCGACCCCGCTCCCGCTCCCCGCGGACGAACTCCCCAACGGACCGCTCGGCATCCCGGTCACCGCGCTCGCCGCGTACCGCAACGCCGCCGACATCCTCATCGCCGAACAGCCCGGCTGTCACATCGACTGGGCGCTGATCGCGAGCATCGGCCGCATCGAGTCCAACCACGCGCGCGGCGGCTACGTCGACGCCAAGGGCAACACGCTCGAACCGATCCTCGGCCCGCAGCTCAACGGCGCCGGCCCGTTCGCGGCCATCCCGGACACCGACGGCGGCAAGTACGACGGCGACACGGTGTGGGACCGCGCCGTCGGCCCGACGCAGTTCATCCCGTCGACCTGGGCGGGCTACGCCTCCGACGGAAACGGCGACGGCGAGTCCAATCCGAACAACATCTTCGACGCGGCGCTGGGTACCGGCCGGTACCTGTGCTCCGGCGGGCTCGATCTGTCCAAACCGGACCAGTTGCGCGCGGCCGTCTTCCGCTACAACAACTCCGACACGTACGTGAACACCGTGCTGATCTGGGCCGAGGCCTACCGCACGGGGGTGCTGCCGACACCGGACAGCAGGGTGCCCATCGGCGCGCCGAACGCCGGGGCCGCCCCGCCGCCCGCCTCGGTGCCGCCGCCTCCGGTGCCGTCGACGCCGCCCGGTTCGGTGACGCCGCCTTCGACGCCTTTGCCGGGGACGAGCACTTCGTCGTCTTCGTCGACGCCGCCGACGAGCACGCCGTTGCCGCGCTGTCCGACGGTCACCGTGACGGAGACGACCCCGAGTCCGACAACGAGCCCGACGACCACGACTCCGACTCCGTCGCCGCCGACGACCTGTTCCTCACCGACGACGACCACGACGACCACGACGGTGTCATCGACGAGCAACAGCACTAAACCCACCTGA
- a CDS encoding ABC transporter permease gives MSQYILRRLLQLIPVFFGTTFLIYALVWAVPGDPFAGKCGQVACPPAYVEMMTAKFNLDDSIFVQYFKYLGNLFTGDWGETFNGVSVGELIGNAYPVTVRLALIAVAIEAIIGLSAGILTGLRGKGFLDNLVLMSTTFLISVPVFVTAIVLQIILGSELGIIDASVSEDATVGELIVPGIALGSLSMAYIARLTRTSIAENRHADYVRTAVAKGQPRSRVVGVHLLRNSVIPVLTFIGTDIGALMGGAIVTEGVFNINGIGGLIFRGIQNREGATVTGVVVLLVMVYLLVSLTVDLLYAVLDPRIRYD, from the coding sequence ATGTCCCAGTACATCCTCCGACGACTGCTCCAGCTCATCCCGGTCTTCTTCGGCACCACTTTCCTCATCTACGCCCTCGTGTGGGCGGTGCCCGGCGACCCGTTCGCGGGCAAATGCGGTCAGGTCGCCTGCCCGCCCGCCTACGTCGAGATGATGACCGCGAAGTTCAACCTCGACGATTCGATCTTCGTCCAGTACTTCAAATACCTCGGGAACCTGTTCACCGGCGACTGGGGCGAGACCTTCAACGGTGTCTCGGTCGGCGAGCTGATCGGGAACGCCTATCCGGTGACCGTCCGGCTCGCGCTCATCGCGGTGGCCATCGAGGCGATCATCGGGTTGTCCGCCGGCATCCTGACCGGCCTGCGCGGCAAGGGTTTCCTCGACAACCTCGTGCTGATGTCCACCACGTTCCTGATCTCGGTCCCGGTGTTCGTCACCGCGATCGTGCTGCAGATCATCCTGGGTTCGGAACTGGGCATCATCGACGCGAGCGTCTCCGAGGACGCCACGGTCGGCGAACTCATCGTGCCCGGAATCGCGCTGGGAAGCCTGTCCATGGCGTACATCGCCCGGCTGACCAGGACGAGTATCGCGGAGAACCGGCACGCCGACTACGTCCGCACGGCCGTCGCGAAAGGACAGCCACGCAGCCGCGTCGTCGGCGTCCACCTGCTCCGGAACTCGGTGATCCCGGTGCTGACCTTCATCGGCACCGACATCGGCGCGCTCATGGGCGGGGCCATCGTCACCGAAGGCGTGTTCAACATCAACGGCATCGGCGGGCTCATCTTCCGCGGTATCCAGAACCGGGAGGGCGCCACCGTCACCGGCGTCGTCGTCCTGCTGGTGATGGTCTACCTGCTGGTGAGTCTCACCGTCGACCTGCTCTATGCCGTTCTCGACCCGAGGATCCGTTATGACTGA